The Heliorestis convoluta genome includes the window GGTGTCTGTTTCCGTCATCATACCGGCCTATAATGAGGAGCCCAGAATTGCTGAGGTCGTAGAGGTTGTTATGACATCACCCTATCATCGCGATGTCATTGTAGTCAGTGATGGTTCCACCGATTCCACAGCTGTTGTAGCAAAGCAAGCAGGCGCTAGCGTGGTAGAACTGCCTACAAATATTGGCAAAGGTGGTGCGATGAAAGTAGGTGTGCAAGAAGCTAAGTATGAAATACTACTTTTTCTCGATGCAGATCTTATGGGTCTGAAAAGGGAACACTTGCAAAGCCTTGTAGAACCTCTGTTGAAAGGGAATGTAGAGATGACTGTCGGCGTTTTCGAAAGAGGACGACTGGCTACTGACCTAGGGCAATTGATTACGCCCTATTTGTCAGGACAAAGAGCTGTCTTGAAAAGCATTTTTTTAAATGTTTCTGAATTAGAAGCGAGTCGATATGGTGTGGAAGCAGCCCTAACGCAACATTTTAGACGTTCTCAATCACTACGGAAGATAGAAGTTCTTTTGCCAGACTTAACGCACATGATGAAAGAAGAAAAGCTTGGTTTGCTCAAAGGATTTAAAGAACGCATGAAAATGTATTGGGAAATTGCTAAGTGGGTAAAATAATCTCTACGAAAATTTAATATCATGCAAGGAATTACAATAGAGCCCGTGAAGATTTCTTCACGGGCTCTAAAACATAACAATCAATTCATTGACAGGGCTTAAGCAATAGTGGCATCATTAAAATAGATGATAGGACATTGAAGACCGTAGCAGGAGAATCGTGGATGAGTTTAAGCGATGTTTTAATATTATCAGTAGAAGCGGGAGCAGGTCATATTCGAGCCGCCCAAGCGCTACATAGTGCGCTTAAAAAAAGAGGTATACGAAGTCATATAGAAGATATCTTTACTTGTGGCCCATCTTGGGTTTTTCGCTTTACCATTGGAAGCTATATGCATATGCTTCACTATACTCCGGGGCTATATAGAAAGCTTTATGATACATCAGCAACACTCAAAGTAGGCTCACTGAGTAAAAGTTTTTTTAATCAATCCTTGTGGAAATACCTAGGACCTGGCTTGAAAGCGCTATTACAAGAACACAAGCCTCGAGTCGTGATCTGTACACACCCCTTTCCACTAGGACTCTTATCTGTGCTTAAGAAAGAAGAGTCACTAGATCTAAAAACAGCAGGTGTTGTTACCGATTTCTCGTTTCATCCTTTTTGGATTTATTCAGACTGCGATCGCTATTATGTAGCGGCGGAAGATTTGATCGATGAAATAGAAAAGTTAGGAGACAAAAGAGAGAAAGCTGTTGTAACAGGAATTCCAATCGATCCTTCCTTTTTGACAGTAACAGACATGAAAAGAGAAGCAGCAGAAGAAGTAGCAGCACTTTCTAGTGCAAGCCATCGCATTTTAATTATGGGAGGAAGTTTAGGCTTAGGGGCCTTAGATGTCTGGGTTAACAGTTTATTGTTACAAATGCAGAATAGCGATATCGACACATGGCAAATTGTAGTCGTAGCCGGAAAAAATAAAAGTTTAGAAGAGCGGCTCAGTGCAATAGAGAGTCCACATCTGAAAGTATATGGCTTTACGGATAAGATAGCCTACCTTATGGCATCGTCTGATTTATTAATCACCAAACCAGGAGGTCTTTCATCATCAGAAGCAATTGCTTTAGAATTGCCTCAATTACTCTTATCACCTTTGCCAGGCCATGAAGAACGGAACTATCAATTTCTACTAAAAAAAGATGTGGCAAGAGGTGCCTCTACGGTGGAAGAACTGACAAAATTAACGATTCAACTGATTAAGGACCACAAAGAACGCTCTCTTCTTCAGGAGGGTGCAAAAAAACTTAAAAAAGCCCAGGCCGCTTACCATGTAGCAGAAGATATTGATAAAATTCTTTCACAAACTTCAGTCATGGGCTCATAGAAGAAGGGAGAAAGGTAATGTCCCAACCTTCTAATGTGATAATAAACAATCAACGATATGATAATAAAGTTTTTCGTATCCAACAATTTCTTATTAATCAAAGGGGTCAAGAAGCTCTTCTTTACCTCCAAGCAACAGGGCCCTGGCAGGAAGAAGATTTGCTTCAATGGAAAGAGAAAGTAGCAGCGATTTTGCCGGAATGCAATTGTCTTCACCTTACTATACAATGCAAAATTGCTACGATTGAAGAGTTATTGCAAGAGTATTGGTCTTGTTGGATTCACCTTGCTACACCAGACCAACCTTTGCTTCGCTCGACCTTACAAGCACTAAAAGGCACTGTCGAGGGAAACCGAATTATTTTCAAAGTAGAACGAACGAAAATAGATTTACTCAAAAGTCGCCAATGTGTACATTCCTTGGTTCAACAGGCTGAGCAAGTTTTTGGACTTTCCATAAATATTTCACTTGAAGAAGTAGAAAATCTATGTGATGATAGCTATCTGCAAAATAGAGAAGAAGAAGAAAGAAGATTGTTTTTAGAAGCCTGTAAAAGCCAAAGTGCTGATGAAAAGGTTAAAGAAAGTAAAGATAAAGAAGAAAACAAGAAAAGCAATCAAAACCAAGAAATATACGGTAAAAAAATTGACACTTCTATGGTAACTCCTATTAAAGACATAGAAGATGAAGAACGATCTGTTGTTATAGCAGGAAGAATATTTGGCCTAGAAACTCGAGAAATGAAATCAGGTCGTCGTCTTATTACTTTTCATATAACAGATCTCTCCGATGCAATTACTGTAAAAGTTTTTGAAGGGGAGAAAGAGGATCTTTTGGAAAGCGGAGAGTTGAAAGAGCATCGCTGGGTAAAAGTACGAGGCTCTGTTCAATTCGATAAATATCAACAAGAACTAGCCCTGTTAGCACGAGATATTAACAAGGCGGAAGAACCAGTATCACGATTTGATAATGCACCGATAAAAAGAGTAGAGCTACACGCCCATACAAAAATGAGCTCTATGGATGCAGTCCTTTCAGCCAAAGATTTAATCGCTCGAGCAGCAGCCTGGGGGCATAAAGCGATTGCAATTACAGATCACGGTGTCGTACAAGCTTTTCCTGAAGCAGCCGATGCCGGGAAAAAACATAATATTAAAGTAATCTATGGCGTAGAAGCATATCTCGTTGATAAAGCGCCCGCAACAGGCGAAAAAGTAAAATCCTATCACATCATTTTGCTTGTTCGTAATAAGACAGGCTTAAAAAATCTATATCAATTAATTACAAAGTCTCATCTCCAATATTTTCATCGCCGACCCCGAATTCCTCGAGACCTCTTAGAAGAATATCGAGATGGATTGCTTCTCGGAAGTGCTTGTGAAGCTGGAGAACTTTACCAAGCCCTTCTTCAGAAAGCATCGCCAGAAAAAATCGAAGAAATCGTAAACTTCTACGATTACTTAGAGATACAACCGATAGGTAACAATCGATTTCTATTACGAAAAGGACACGTTCAATCAGAAAATGAACTACAAAGCATCAACGAACATATTGTAGGATTGGGACAAAAAGCCGGAAAACTCGTAGTAGCTACTTGTGATGTACACTTTCTAGAACCAATTGATGAATACTATCGTCGCATTCTAATGGCTGGGAAAGGCTTTGATGATGCTGACGACCAGGCACCGCTTTACTTTCGAACGACAGAAGAGATGCTTGAAGAATTTTCTTATCTTGGCAAAGATAGAGCCCATGAAGTGGTCGTTGCTAATCCAGGACAGATTGCTGACCAGATTGAGATGCTGCAACCAATTCCTGACGACTTTTTTCCACCCATCATCGAAGGGGCGGAAGAGCAGATTCGGCAGATGACGGAAGATTGTGCCGCCACACTGTATGGTAATCCTTTACCGGACATTGTACAAAAACGAGTTGATAAAGAACTGAACTCTATTATCTCCAATGGCTTTGCTGTTCTGTACCTAATATCACAAAAACTCGTCAAAAAATCAAATGACGATGGCTATCTTGTCGGTTCAAGAGGCTCCGTTGGCTCGTCCTTGGTAGCAACTTTTACAGGGATTACAGAAGTTAACCCTTTGCCACCTCATTATCGCTGTAGTGCTTGTAAATTCTCTGAGTTCTTTACGGATGGAACAATTGGTTGTGGTGCCGACTTACCGGATCGGAATTGCCCTACCTGCGGCAAAGAATTAGAAAAAGATGGACATGATATCCCCTTTGAAACATTTCTAGGCTTTGAAGGTGATAAAGTACCTGACATCGATTTGAACTTTTCCGGTGAATACCAACCTAGAGCTCATAAGTTTACAGAAGAACTTTTTGGACGAGACTACGTCTTTCGGGCAGGCACCATTTCTACGCTCGCAGAAAGAACGGCCTTCGGCTTTGTCAAGAACTACTTAGATGAAAAGAAAATGCACTGTCGCAATGCTGAAATTGCGCGCCTTGTCGGTGGCTGCACAGGTGTAAAAAGAACAACAGGTCAACACCCTGGCGGATTAATGGTTGTGCCCAAAAATGCTGATATTCATGATTTTACACCCTTGCAACGACCGGCAGATGATGTCAAATCGGAAACAATTACGACCCACTTTGATTACCACTCTATATCGAGTCGCCTTGTTAAGCTAGACATTTTAGGCCACGACGACCCGACTGTGATCAAGATGTTAGAAGACTTAACAGGTGTAGATGCTCGTAAAATTCCACTGGATGAACCCAAAACCATGTCACTATTCTCTACTACAGAAGCCTTAGGCGTAACAGCAGAACAAATACGATCGAACGTAGGCACCTACGGTATCCCTGAATTTGGAACTAAATTTGTTCGACAAATGCTAGAAGATACAAGGCCAAAATCATTTTCTGAACTGGTGCGTATTTCCGGCTTTTCTCATGGTACAGACGTCTGGTTAAACAACGCCCAGGATTTGATCAAAAGCGGTACTTGTCAAGTTAATGAAGCCATCTCAACACGTGATGACATCATGGTGTACTTAATCTATCAAGGTCTTCCACCGAAAAAAGCTTTCTCCATTATGGAAAGCGTACGTAAAGGAAAAGGCCTTAAGCCAGAAGATGAGGAATTGATGCGTCATCATCAAGTTCCGTCATGGTATATTGAATCTTGCAAAAAGATCAAATACATGTTTCCCAAAGCACATGCTGTCGCTTACGTGACGATGGCCTTTCGTATTGCCTATTTCAAGGTCTATTATCCTGAAGCCTTTTACGCTTCTTTTTTCACAGTTAGAGCCGATGAATTTGATGGTGATATTATCTGCAACGGCGTTCATCCTGTGCGCATGAAAATTGAAGAAATAGAGAAAAAAGGACACGATGCTACTCAAAAAGAGAAAAACCTGATGACCATTTTAGAATTGGCATTAGAGATGTACGAAAGAGGCATCGCCATGCAAAAAGTGACTTTGCTACGCTCCCATTCTACAAGATTCCTTATAGAGCGGGAGGGCTTACTGCCACCTTTTGCAGCCTTAGCAGGTCTTGGTGAGGCGGCCGCTCAAAATATTATGACGGCTCGAGAAGAAGTACCTTTTACATCTATTGAAGACATACGCATTCGAGCTAGAGTAAGTAAAACGGTTATAGAAGTATTACAGAATCACGGTGCTTTAGAAGGTCTATCAGAAACGAATCAAATCTGTCTCTTCTAAAAGAAATAAAAAAGCTCTACCACAACTTGATAAGTAATGCTATAATTAGGATTGAACAGTATTATCATTATACCCTCTAAGAAGTATAGCTGTGCTACAAAATAATTAATTAGTTTGAAATATAGAATTAAAGATTAAGATGCACAAAAGCCTGCTCCTCACTACGTTTTGTTGAAGGAGAGGCTTTCTTTGTAACTAGGATAGAGGAGACGGTGTAGAATGCGAGAAAAGATAAAAGGAATACTTAGAAAAATATATCCTCTTCCACTTACCAAAAGAGTGTACTTTTCTATCCTATTTTTGGTGCTTTTATACACTATCGGCATGACAGGTATCGTTCATCTAGGATTCATCAAAAAAGAGCGGTATGAGCGTAACTTCACACTTCATGAGATAACCTATGCCATGGCAGAGCGGATCGCGCATATCTATCAAGAACTTGCTCAAAAAGAAGAAAAAGTTGCTGAGACGAATTATGAAAGCCAGCTGAATGAAAGTATGCAGTTTTTCCTAGCAGAACTGGCCAGAAAATATCCTGGTGTCAACATGGCCTTTTACTACAATGAAACGGGCCAATTAATCAATTATGAAGAAGACAAAAAAATCAACATTCAAGTTATTGATCGGATTTTTCCAGTTGATAATTTCCGATTCAAAGTTTCTGAAACAAACAAAGAAATAATCACGATTCTAGAGAAAGAATTACAAAAAGGATTAAGTCCAACAGAGCAAAGTATCAAATACTTCTCTTGGACTGACGATCCTTCTATTTACGTCATCCGTCCCGTTTATGCAGATGACAAACTAATTGGCTATTGCTGGGGAAGTATCAACAAAAATAAATTTCACGGCATCGTTAACTTGAGAACAGCAGAAGTCGCTTTTATTCAGATGTTTATCGCAGCACTATGCATTCTACTAGCTTGGCATATTTTCCGTCGCCTAAAAATAGAGATGGAAAGTTTTGGCGTAGCAGCCACACAAACCGATGAAGCCTTACTCCTACAAACCAGCTTTCCAGAGCTACGTCCATTGCTAGAAAAAATGAGTACGCACAGCCATGAAATCGAAATAGCCAATAATCAACTTGCCAAAGAAACCATAGAACGCATTCGAGCGCAACAAGAACTGATTCGATTTTTTGCTTTATCCTTAGATTTTCTTTGTATTATTGACTTTCAAGGACAGATAAAACGATGGAACCTAGCTTTTGAAAAAACGATTGCCCAAGATATTAAGGAGCTTCACGATAGACCCCTGCACCTTTTTATTCATCCTGAAGATCGACAGAGTTTTGAAGAAGCTATTGAATTAACGAAGAAAGGCGTTGCAGAAGCGAATCGAGAAGTACGCTTTTACTGTAGGTCAGGAGAGTATAAATGGATTAACTGGAACGCAGTACCTGTTGTGGAAGAAGGGTTGATCTACATAGCAGGACGAGATGTAACAGAGCAAAAAGAGATGATGCGAAAGTTACACCTTTCAGAGGAACTTTTTTCAAAAGTTTTTCACGCCAATCCAAATCCTATGACCATTAATGAGCTAGAAACATGCAAATTTGTAGAAGTAAATGCTAGCTTTTTAGAGGTGACAGGGTTTACGAGAGAAGAAATAGTTGGAAAAATACCGGAAGAACGAAATCTGTGGACGATGGATCCATCGCTCTTTGATTCTAGCCATAAACAGCAAGGTACTTGTATCATGCGAAATGAAGAAAAAGAAGTGTCTGTTAGCAAAGGAGAGACAAGGAACTGGCTTATATCTACAGAAGTTGTAGAGCTGAACAACCATTTATGTTATATAACAGCAGCCAATGATATTACAGAACGAAAAAAGTTCGAAAAAGAAATTGCTGCACTCGATCGATTGAATTTAGTCGCACAAATGGCAGCAGGCATTGGCCATGAGATACGCAATCCTATGACAACAGTTCGTGGTTATCTGCAAATCATAAGCAACAAAGATATTTATAAAGCCGATAAGAAAAATTTTGATCTGATGATAGACGAATTAGATCGAGCGAATATGATCATAACGGAGTTCTTATCTTTGGCAAAGAATAAAGCAGAGAATCGCAAGAAAACGAATCTGAACAACATCCTACAGTACTTATATCCTTTAATTGAAGCAAACGCTATATTGGCGGAGAAAAAAATCATTCTAGAACAGCAAGATATTCCAGACCTTCTTCTCGATGAAAAAGAGATACGACAGCTTATACTTAACATAACACGCAACGGCTTAGAAGCGATGGAGCCTGGAGGAACTTTGCGTATTCAGACCTATTTAGACGAAGAAAAAGTAGTCATGGCTGTACAAGATGAAGGCAAAGGAATTGAAAAAGCCGTAGTTGATAAAATTGGCACACCTTTCTTCACAACGAAAGAAAATGGTACAGGTCTAGGACTGGCTGTTTGCCAAAGTATTGTCAAGAGACACAATGCCACCTTGACATTTGATACCAGTCGAGAAGGAACCACTTTTATTACGGCCTTTCAACAGGAAGAAAGCAACGGGAGCAGCTCCGTCGATAAAAAGTCATTACCGAAGAATGGATGAAGAGGTGTTGCACCGGAAGTTGAGGTGTGTTATACTATTTTTGGTTTGTGTTGCTTTTTTTTAGATCTTGTAAAGCAACCTTTCCTATGCCGTTTTTCCGATAAACACTGTTGATTTATCGATTTTGTAGTAGAGTGGGTACCTAACCCACTCTTTCCATTTGTCTATAAATGCGGTGTATCGGGTATGTCAATATTTCAATAAGGAAAAACTAAGACCTATGATCGAAACCCTACGATAATCTATTTGCTTTATTGGTTGTAGTAAGGAGGAATGAAGGTCTATGAAAGAGCGCATAGAAGATAAGATCGCACAATGGGTCGAACCATTTGCGCAAGAATTAGGCCTAGAGCTTGTTGATGTAGAATGGGTCAAAGAAGGCGGACAATGGTACTTGAGGGTTTATATAGATAAGGAAAAAGGGATTGAGCTAGAAGACTGTCAGAACCTGAGTCGTAAGATTGATGAACTTTTAGACAGGGAAGATCCTATCGTACACACCTACTCACTAGAAGTATCATCACCAGGTATTGAACGGCCTTTGAAGAAAGTCAGTGATTTTGAGCGTTTCCAAGGAGAGATGATTCGAATCACCACCTTTGCCCCTGTTGAAGGTAGCAAGGAGCATATTGGTCAACTGATACAGCGTAGTGAAGAAGGCATAACTATAAAGGGAGATACACAAGAAGTCGTTATACCTCTTGACAAAGTTTCATCAGTTCGGCTATACGTTCACTTTTAAATTATAGACAAGGTAAAAACAGAAAATAGGAGGTCATAACGATGAACGTCGAATTTCTAGAGGCGCTTCAAGACCTCGAACGAGAAAAGAATATATCTAAAGAGATTCTAATCGAAGCTATCGAAGCAGCACTTATTTCAGCTTATAAGAAAAATTTTGGTTCTCTACAAAACGTTCGGGTTCATATCGATAGGGCCTCTGGAGAGTTTAAAGTCTATTCTCGCAAAAACGTTGTCGACAATGTAGTAGATTCACGTTTAGAAATCTCTCTAGAGGAAGCCAAAACCATTGACCCACGCTATCAAATCGATGATATCATAGAGTTTGAAGTTACACCAAGGAACTTTGGTAGAATTGCAGCACAAACAGCCAAGCAAGTGGTTGTACAACGCATTCGAGAAGCAGAGCGTGGCATGATCTATGAAGAATTTTCGAATCGAGAAGGCGACATCGTATCAGGCATTGTTCAGCGTATGGAAAACAAAAATATTTTTGTAGATCTCGGCAGAGTAGAAGCTTTGTTAGCACCTTCTGAACAAATGACCGGGGAAAGTTATCGTCATGGAGATCGAATTAAAGCATATATAGTCGAAGTGAAAAAAACAACCAAGGGGCCGCAAGTCATGATTTCTAGAACGCACCCTGGTCTGTTGAAAAGACTATTTGAACTTGAAGTACCAGAAATTCATGACGGAACCGTTGAATTAAAAGCAGCTTCCCGCGAAGCAGGTGCCCGCTCCAAAATCGCTGTTTATTCCAGAGATGAAAACGTTGATCCTGTTGGAGCCTGTGTAGGTCCTAAAGGGATGAGAGTGCAAGCCATTGTAACAGAACTGCGTGGAGAAAAGATAGATATTGTAAAGTGGAATGAAGATCCAGCCAGGTTTGTAGCCAATGCGCTAAGCCCAGCGAAAGTCATCTCTGTTGATATTATAGAAGATGAAAAAGTAGCTCGTGTTATCGTTCCTGATTATCAACTTTCATTGGCCATTGGCAAGGAAGGTCAAAATGCAAGACTTGCCGCGAAGCTTACGGGCTGGAAAATAGACATCAAAAGCGAAAGTCAAGCCAAGTCACTACAAATTTTACCTTCAACATATGATGAGCAAGGAAATTATGAAAACTACGAGCTAGACTATGAATATCCAGAGGATACCGTAGAAGAAGTTGAAAATTATGATGCAAGTTATGATGAAGACTACGATTACGACGCTGATTATGAAGAAGTAAATAGTGAATACGACGAAAATTACGACGAAAGCTATGAAAAAACAAATGAGAACGATGCGGATTACGAAGCAGAGGATGATCAAAAAAGCTAAACTGTGCTGATGCGGAGGAACAGCCATGGTCCGTACGAAAAAAATTCCTCAACGAATTTGTGTTGGTTGCAATGAAAGAAAAGAGAAAAAAGCATTAATACGAGTCGTTCGAACACCAGAAAGCGAAATTGTCTTTGATCCAACAGGTAAAAAGTCAGGTAGAGGCGCCTACCTATGTATCTCACAAGAATGTCTAAGCAAAGCAATCAAAGCAAAGCGACTGGAAAAAGCATTAAAGCAAGCGATCTCACCCGATGTTATAGAGACCCTCAAGGTCCAATTAGGAGATGTCTGATGGACTTAGAAAAATTGTATGCCCTGCTTGGTTTTGCTCGAAGAGCTAAGCAAATCGCCTCAGGCGAAACAGCTGTAGAAGCAAACCTTAAAAAAGGAAAAGTAGCTTTACTCATAATGGCTAACGATGGCTCACCTCATGCGATAGAAAAATATAATCTCTGGTGTCAAGATCTAGGGATTAAAACGATTCAAGTCGGTACAAAAGCATCCTTAGGAATCGCACTAGGACAGTCTCCCAGAACAATTGTAGCTGTTCTTGACGAGGGATTTGCCCGGGCTATTGAGCAAGCGCAACAGAAATAAGAACAATATCATAGGGAGTGACAGTATGGTCAAAAAACGAGTTTTTGAATTGGCCCGAGATTTGGGCGTTGAAAGCAAAGCGCTTGTCACAAAGCTCAACGATCTGGGTATTGATGTGAAAAATCATATGTGTACCTTAGAAGACGGAGATATTGAAAAAGTATTGCCCCATGTCAAAAGAGCAAGTGGACCGAATCAGGAAAGAGCGTCTCAAGAAGGACGTCCTTTTCGAGGCGGACAAAGTGGAGAACAAAGACAAGTTCGTCCAGAAGAACAACGGAATCGACCACCGCGCAATGATGGACGTCGACCCGAACATGCAGGTAGACCCGATGGCATGAGACAAGAAGGCGCTACGCCTGCTGGAGCAAGGATAGGTGCACCAAGAAATCAAGAAGGTGGCCCTCGTCCTCAAGGAACCGGTCCAAGACCTGGTGGTCCCGGCGGTCCTCGTCCTCAAGGCGTGGGACCAAGACCCGGCGGCCCAGGAGGACCTCGTCCTCAGGGAGCGGGCCCAAGACCCGGCGGTCCAGGAGGAACCTCGTCCTCAGGGAGCAGGCCCAAGACCTGGTGGTCCCGGCGGCCCTCGTCCTCAGGGAGCAGGTCCAAGACCCGGTGGTCCCGGCGGCCCTCGTCCTCAAGGAGCAGGCCCAAGACCCGGTGGTCCAGGTGGTCCTCGTCCTCAAGGAGCAGGTCCAAGACCCGGTGGTCCCGGCGGCCCCTCGTCCCCAAGGAGCGGGCCCAAGACCCGGCGGTCCAGGAGGCCCTCGTCCTCAAGGAGCAGGCCCAAGACCCGGTGGTCCAGCCGGTGCTGGAGGAAGACCGGGGCAAGGTCGAAAACATACAGGACCTGCCGGAGGTTCTAGACCCATTCCTAAGTCAGCCATTCCTAAGCCACCTGATATTGCTGAACCGCCAAAAAAAGATGGACGACAAAGACATGCTAACAACAAACAAGCCCCAAAAGACAAAGATCATCGCTACGATGATAAATCAGATGTAAAACTCTTTCACCCTAGAGGTAGAGGAAAGAGTAAAAACTTTCATCGAGAACAGGTGATTGCAGAGCGACCGAAACATATTGTTATCGATGAGAATGTAACGGTAGCAGAACTATCCCAGGCTATGGGAATACCTGTTAACGAATTAATCAAAAAGTTAATGCATCTTGGCGTTATGGCAACCATTAACCAAGAAATCGATGCTGATACAGCGATGGTATTAGCAGCAGAGTGGGATATCTCTGTTGATGTTACCAAGTCCTTCACAGCAGAAGAATTGTTGGCCGAAGATGCTGAAGATATTGAAGAAGACATGATCATTCGTCCACCTGTTGTTACCGTTATGGGTCACGTTGATCACGGAAAAACATCTTTGCTTGATTCTATTCGTCACACTGATGTTATTGCTTCCGAAGCAGGTGGTATTACCCAGCATATCGGTGCCTACCAGGTAGAAGTACAAGGTAAGAAAATAACCTTTCTAGATACACCAGGCCACGAAGCATTTACAGCCATGAGAGCTCGTGGTGCCAAAGTCACAGACATTGCCATTCTAGTTGTTGCTGCTGACGACGGCGTTATGCCACAAACGATCGAAGCGATCAATCATGCGAAGGCAGCAGAGGTTCCTATCATTGTAGCCATCAATAAGATTGACAAGCCAGATGCAACGCCTGATCGTGTCAAGCAGGAGCTGACAGAACATGGTTTGGTCGTTGAAGAATGGGGCGGCGAAACCATTGCCGTACCTGTTTCAGCAAAGACAGGACAGAACCTAGACCAATTATTGGAAATGGTCTTGCTTGTAGCAGAAGTACAAGATCTAAAAGCCAATCCCAACCGTACAGCCCATGGAACGGTTATTGAAGCAAAGCTCGATAAAGGTCGTGGACCTGTAGCAACAGTCTTAGTAGCACGAGGAACACTCAATGTAGGCGATGCGATTACGGCAGGAACTTCAAGTGGTAAAGTCCGCGCCATGATTGATGATCGAGGTCGTAGAGTGAAAAAAGCCGGCCCCTCGATGCCCGTAGAAGTATTAGGGCTTTCCGATGTGCCACATGCAGGCGACACTTTCGCGGTCGTTGATGATGAAAAGCTATTTAAGCAAGTTATTGCAGAGCGTATGGCCAAGCGGAGAGAAGAAGACCATAGAAGAACATCAAAAGTATCACTTGATGATCTCTTTAAGCAAATTCAAGAAGGTCAAGTGAAAGACCTGAACCTTATCGTCAAGGCTGACGTACAAGGCTCCGTGGAGGCCATTCGAGGCGCACTAGAAAAGTTGTCAACAGACGAAGTAAGAGTGAAGTGTGTACATGATGGTGTCGGTGCTATTAAGGAAACCGATGTCATGCTGGCTGCGGCATCGAATGCTATCATCATTGGCTTTAATGTTCGACCCGACACAAACACTCGTAAAGCTGCAGAAGCGCAACAAGTTGATATTCGTTTGTACCGAGTAATCTATGATGCTATCGAAGATGTAAAAGCAGCTATGTCAGGCTTATTAGAGCCAGAACAAAGAGAAGTTGTTCTCGGTCGCGCTGAAGTAAGAGCAACATTTAAAGTGCCCAAAGCAGGCACTATTGCTGGTTGC containing:
- a CDS encoding glycosyltransferase family 2 protein, with translation MSVSVIIPAYNEEPRIAEVVEVVMTSPYHRDVIVVSDGSTDSTAVVAKQAGASVVELPTNIGKGGAMKVGVQEAKYEILLFLDADLMGLKREHLQSLVEPLLKGNVEMTVGVFERGRLATDLGQLITPYLSGQRAVLKSIFLNVSELEASRYGVEAALTQHFRRSQSLRKIEVLLPDLTHMMKEEKLGLLKGFKERMKMYWEIAKWVK
- a CDS encoding MGDG synthase family glycosyltransferase: MSLSDVLILSVEAGAGHIRAAQALHSALKKRGIRSHIEDIFTCGPSWVFRFTIGSYMHMLHYTPGLYRKLYDTSATLKVGSLSKSFFNQSLWKYLGPGLKALLQEHKPRVVICTHPFPLGLLSVLKKEESLDLKTAGVVTDFSFHPFWIYSDCDRYYVAAEDLIDEIEKLGDKREKAVVTGIPIDPSFLTVTDMKREAAEEVAALSSASHRILIMGGSLGLGALDVWVNSLLLQMQNSDIDTWQIVVVAGKNKSLEERLSAIESPHLKVYGFTDKIAYLMASSDLLITKPGGLSSSEAIALELPQLLLSPLPGHEERNYQFLLKKDVARGASTVEELTKLTIQLIKDHKERSLLQEGAKKLKKAQAAYHVAEDIDKILSQTSVMGS
- a CDS encoding PolC-type DNA polymerase III, which encodes MSQPSNVIINNQRYDNKVFRIQQFLINQRGQEALLYLQATGPWQEEDLLQWKEKVAAILPECNCLHLTIQCKIATIEELLQEYWSCWIHLATPDQPLLRSTLQALKGTVEGNRIIFKVERTKIDLLKSRQCVHSLVQQAEQVFGLSINISLEEVENLCDDSYLQNREEEERRLFLEACKSQSADEKVKESKDKEENKKSNQNQEIYGKKIDTSMVTPIKDIEDEERSVVIAGRIFGLETREMKSGRRLITFHITDLSDAITVKVFEGEKEDLLESGELKEHRWVKVRGSVQFDKYQQELALLARDINKAEEPVSRFDNAPIKRVELHAHTKMSSMDAVLSAKDLIARAAAWGHKAIAITDHGVVQAFPEAADAGKKHNIKVIYGVEAYLVDKAPATGEKVKSYHIILLVRNKTGLKNLYQLITKSHLQYFHRRPRIPRDLLEEYRDGLLLGSACEAGELYQALLQKASPEKIEEIVNFYDYLEIQPIGNNRFLLRKGHVQSENELQSINEHIVGLGQKAGKLVVATCDVHFLEPIDEYYRRILMAGKGFDDADDQAPLYFRTTEEMLEEFSYLGKDRAHEVVVANPGQIADQIEMLQPIPDDFFPPIIEGAEEQIRQMTEDCAATLYGNPLPDIVQKRVDKELNSIISNGFAVLYLISQKLVKKSNDDGYLVGSRGSVGSSLVATFTGITEVNPLPPHYRCSACKFSEFFTDGTIGCGADLPDRNCPTCGKELEKDGHDIPFETFLGFEGDKVPDIDLNFSGEYQPRAHKFTEELFGRDYVFRAGTISTLAERTAFGFVKNYLDEKKMHCRNAEIARLVGGCTGVKRTTGQHPGGLMVVPKNADIHDFTPLQRPADDVKSETITTHFDYHSISSRLVKLDILGHDDPTVIKMLEDLTGVDARKIPLDEPKTMSLFSTTEALGVTAEQIRSNVGTYGIPEFGTKFVRQMLEDTRPKSFSELVRISGFSHGTDVWLNNAQDLIKSGTCQVNEAISTRDDIMVYLIYQGLPPKKAFSIMESVRKGKGLKPEDEELMRHHQVPSWYIESCKKIKYMFPKAHAVAYVTMAFRIAYFKVYYPEAFYASFFTVRADEFDGDIICNGVHPVRMKIEEIEKKGHDATQKEKNLMTILELALEMYERGIAMQKVTLLRSHSTRFLIEREGLLPPFAALAGLGEAAAQNIMTAREEVPFTSIEDIRIRARVSKTVIEVLQNHGALEGLSETNQICLF